The nucleotide window GCCATCACATTTGTCCGCATCGACTCTGACGGAGTGAAAATATTGGCTCATGCTTTCCCCGTCGAATTCAGGTAGATGATGATATTGTACGAGGTGCCCTTCCCGACCGCGGACTCCAACTCGAACACATCTGCGTTCTTCTTTATGTTAGGCAGACCCATGCCGGCACCGAATCCCATCTCCCGTATCTCATCGGTGGCGGTTGAGTAACCTTCCTGCATAGCCATCTCGATATCCTCGATACCCGGTCCTTTGTCATCTAACGTGATCCGGATTGCCTCGGGATTCAGCCTTAAAACCATCTCGCCTTTATCGGCGTACATCACAACGTTCATCTCGGCCTCGTATGCGGCGATGGCCGCACGCCGGATGATGGCTGAATCGATACCAATCTCCCGGAGGATTTCCTTGATGTCGATTGACACGGAGCCAGCCTTGCTAAAATTCCTTCCCTTGATTACAAAAGCATGTGAAAAATCGTTATGAGAAACCATTATACCATTCGACTCGTTATTGATTTCTTACTCCATATATCCCTCGGCTGTAAATGAGCCCGCACGCCTTGTACATAAAGAATCTCGTCGACAATATAAGAATGCCTCTCTTCTCAGCCAGTGAGATTCCTTCTTTATTGGGCTTCTTGCCGCGTACATAGACAATGGCCTTAGCTTCAATTATGTCGGCAGTCCGTATGGATTGAGTATTTGCCAATCCGGTCAACAAAACGATTCCCGACTCGCCGAATGCCAGTACATCGCTCATAAGATCCGATGCACCAACGCATTCGAATTCTTCATCCAGATGGCTCTCGCCAGAGATCACTTCCGCTTCCAAAATATCTACAAGCTCTCTCATTGTCATGTCAGTTCGCTTACCATCCTGTCCAAACCAGCAGTTTGACGAACCCTGCTTAGCCTTTAAAGTAAAACTATATAACTACATATCTTTTCAACAATGAAAAAGCAAGTACATTTTTTTAGGTGTGGCGCTTTCCCACAATCCGTTTCCACTACATAGACATTGACTTATGGACAAAACTGCCTTTTCTGTTTTCTGCGGTTGGCAAAAGCTGTGGAGGAATCCACCAGTACGCACTCCCAAGCGCCGCGTACAATTTGAACCCGATCGACGCCCGGTATAATTTGGCTAAGGGTTTCAGGGAGTTACGGCGATAAATGCCAATCGGCCATCGATTGGCCCAGATATTGCTTTCAATTAAGGTGAAAATAAGAAAGACCCAAAACGCAAAGTTTTGGATGTCAAGAAAGGAAGTAGTTATGAAAGAAGAAGATTTTAAAACGGTAAAGATTCAGGGTAGAAAGAAAAAGTATAGTTGTATTTGGCAATTATCCGGCGCCGTATCCCCACAGACATGCGAGTCTCATGCCGAGGACTGTGCGGGATGTCCGGTGTATACTGCCCTGACCAAAGTCGGCTCACATAAGCAACGAAAATTCTTTAGCAGGGATTTTTTCGACCAGTGTTTTGTTAAAGCTTGCGTGATTAAAGAACCACCTTGTCCGTTCGCTGGCACATGCATGGCCAACTGGTCGCGCACGAACCCCGCCGCGTCACGGGTGCTGACCATGATGGGTATCGGGAGCCTGTCTGTGGGTACCAATGCCTCTCTGATTCAGCAAGTAGCCCGCCGGAATGGCCTGTATGTCGATCTGTTAAGCCGACTGTTTGAGCTCCGCAACGTCGGAACAATTTCTACGAATGAAAAGCTCACCCCAGAGGATTTGGACATGTACACCGTGGAGGAGCAGTTTATGCTGGTAGCGTCGGCCTTGTTCCTCGACTGCGCTGATTCGCTTGATCTTGGAGCATTTGCCGAGTCGATGTTCGAGAAAGGGTTGCTGCCTCACGGGTTGTTGAACTCGGTTTCCAGAGAACGCACACAGGACGAGTTGTGGGATGCCTTCCGTGCCATACAGGGATTGGCCATGCTCGATATGATACCGGCCTTTGACACAAACGTGCTTGTGAAGCTGCACGATGACATCGCGACATCTCGCTACTCCTCTATGACCACGGCACATATGGCCCTTATCGTTCAGCGGAATCTCCAATTTCACACTTACAAGCCTGTTAATCTACCTAACGAGACTGTTGAGCGGGCGGTTACGCTTGTCAGCTTTGCCAAAGGGCTGCTCGGTAAATCGTACAATGGATTGTTGGTCACTCCCTCCGAGCTGGCGGCAGCTGTGGGTATTAGCCGCGTACTTAAAGCCATCCCAGAAGATGGAGCATTCCACGCAGCTCGAGTGCTTATAAACGAGATATTGCGCTTGGATGGTACAGGCACTCTGAACATGGCGAGTGCGCAACCTATACTTGCCGGAATTGCGGCCTCTGGCCTGGTTCCAACGCCCAGCGAGCACATGTTGATTTCAAAAGCGGTTTTGCATTCTTTCCAGGGGCAGTTCAAAAAGATGGGTGACATGCGTGCCAACCCCGCTTCGCTATTGGCTATCATAGGCGCGGACAATCTCATGCATAATACTGATCTGTACGAAGCTCTTACTTCCTCGGGAGTGCCAGAGGTGGAAGAGGAATTGGATCCGGCGCTTCTTGGTTGCGAGATTCCCTCTGACCTTTTCTACTATCGTGGACATTCTTGGGTCCGCTCCGAAAAAGACGATTCCATTCGCGTCGGGCTCGACGATCTGGCGGCCCATTTGATAGGCAAGGTTGATGCCATAGAGATGCCCAAACCGGGCGATAAACTGCGGCGGGGAAAACCGGCGCTGCGCTTGATCCGCGACGGTGCGGCGGTGAAAGTGTACTCGCCGATGGATGGAGAAGTGATGGTTATCAACCAGTCGGTCGTCGATACACCGAGAGTTCTTTCGACTCAACCATACAACGATGGTTGGTTGCTGACGATTCGTCCCCGGATATCGGAGGACAACCTCTCTGGGCTTATGTTCGGTAAGAATGCTCATGACTGGCAGAGAAACGAAGTGGTTCGGTTGGGTAAAATGTTTCAGGACAAGTTTGCAACCGCTGCGGATGGCGCTACGCTTGCCCGCGACGCTCTGGCCGGCATCCCCGGCGTTAGTTGGTCTAAAGTGCTGCACAAGTTTCTTAAAGGTTAGAGATTATGATGCAGTATCATTGAGATATTTAATTCTTCTCTAACTCGTCTTTTAGCATAATCTTGCAGTAATAGCACAGTTGCGCGGACTTTGCGTCAATGTTCGTCGTGTCGAGCGAGGCGGCCATTACGCAAGTGGGGTCATCACAGTGGGTAAGGCCAAAAGTATGGCCTAACTCATGAATGCCTTCCTTGAGAACGCGGCTGACAAAGACGCGACGATTGAGGGGGAAATCGTCTCCGGGACCGGGTGGCGGGCTGAGAAGTCGGTACGTCGATATCAATGCCGCCCGCCCGTTAAGCATCGCCTCGCCGAATACGTAACGCAAGATCGGTGTGAAGACGTCTAAGGTTGTAACTCCCAGAAGCCGGAAGGAAGTCTGATCGGAAGTAGCCAAGTGCTTGAGAATCCGGGTGGCATGATATTGCCCTCTATTTTCGTCTAAAAGTTCCACCGGCAGTTTCTCGGGGGCACCAACCCGGCACCGGAATGGGAATATTCGTGTGATTTCCGCGGCTAAGCCAGACATGAGTTCCTTGTCCGTGATATTCAGGGGTACAATTTTAATAAGGCGGGGAGTCATAACCGTTGACTCCCGCTTGCTGCTCTCAGGACAGCCCATATTTTTTGATTTTGGCGTATAATGTTCCCCTATCAATCTTCAGCGCCTGAGCTGTCTGGCTTATGTTCCACTCGTACTGCTTGAGCTTTCTGACAATGTAGTCTCTCTCTTGGGAATCGAGAGACTCATCGATCGGCTCTCCGCTAGGTTCCTGCAGCATGAGGGGTAGGTCCTCCGGCATAATCCATTTTTGTTTGCCTACTACAAGCGCTCGCTCGATGGCATTTTTTAACTCGCGGACATTGCCGGGCCAGTCATAGGTGACCAGATAGTGCATAGCTTCAGGGGAAATCAAACTGGTCTTTTTGTTCAAATGCACGCGCAAAACCTCCATGAAATGTTTAGCCAGAATCGGAATGTCATCCCTACGTTCCCGCAAAGGCGGTATACAAATCTGCACGACATTTAATCGGTAATAGAGATCCTGTCGGAAGTTTCCCTCTTTTATGGCATCCTCCAGGTCACGGTTGGTGGCTGCGAGTACCCTGAAATCCACATCCTCATCCCTAAGTCCACCGACTCTCCGGAATTTTCGCTCCTGAAGCACCCTGAGCAGATCGATCTGCATCTTTGGGCTTGCGTTTCCTATCTCATCTAAAAAGAATGTTCCTCCGGAGGCGATCTCCAACAGACCTCTTTTGGACGTAGTGGCTCCTGTGAAGGCTCCCTTTTCATACCCAAACAGCTCGCTCTCCAAGAGGGATTCTGTGAAAGCACCAAAATTGATGCCCACGAACAGCCCTTTTGACCTGGGACTCTTTTCGTGGATTGTGCGTGCCAGT belongs to Candidatus Zixiibacteriota bacterium and includes:
- a CDS encoding anti-sigma regulatory factor; this translates as MVSHNDFSHAFVIKGRNFSKAGSVSIDIKEILREIGIDSAIIRRAAIAAYEAEMNVVMYADKGEMVLRLNPEAIRITLDDKGPGIEDIEMAMQEGYSTATDEIREMGFGAGMGLPNIKKNADVFELESAVGKGTSYNIIIYLNSTGKA
- a CDS encoding sigma-54-dependent Fis family transcriptional regulator, with amino-acid sequence MQKKFRILVVDDELSIRISLGDLLRRDGYRVEAAESGESALEILKAQSFDLLMVDVKMPGIDGLEMLKRVKENDPDTTVVMMTAYGSVDSAVQAMKLGAIDYVVKPFDPLKIGTLVKQIFRNELMRREHKLLKHQIRVCGSYGPIIGQSSAMLKLFELVEDVASTDSVVLISGESGTGKEVLARTIHEKSPRSKGLFVGINFGAFTESLLESELFGYEKGAFTGATTSKRGLLEIASGGTFFLDEIGNASPKMQIDLLRVLQERKFRRVGGLRDEDVDFRVLAATNRDLEDAIKEGNFRQDLYYRLNVVQICIPPLRERRDDIPILAKHFMEVLRVHLNKKTSLISPEAMHYLVTYDWPGNVRELKNAIERALVVGKQKWIMPEDLPLMLQEPSGEPIDESLDSQERDYIVRKLKQYEWNISQTAQALKIDRGTLYAKIKKYGLS
- a CDS encoding archaemetzincin family Zn-dependent metalloprotease; the protein is MTPRLIKIVPLNITDKELMSGLAAEITRIFPFRCRVGAPEKLPVELLDENRGQYHATRILKHLATSDQTSFRLLGVTTLDVFTPILRYVFGEAMLNGRAALISTYRLLSPPPGPGDDFPLNRRVFVSRVLKEGIHELGHTFGLTHCDDPTCVMAASLDTTNIDAKSAQLCYYCKIMLKDELEKN